The sequence TCCAGATCTACACATCCCATGGGCGTATCATCAACGATCATACACAAAAGGTCGCTGCTGAATAACAACAAACAGATTCTACTTCAGCTTAAGTTAGGAGGAAGCAACATGGTCGATTTGACACGCCGACAGTTTCTCAAGCTGTCGGGAGCTACCGCAGTTACGTTGGCGGTGGTGGAATTGGGCTTCAATGACAAGCAAGTCCATGCACAAGCAAGCGAACTTAAAATCGAAAAGGCAAAAGTGACACCCACAATCTGTCCGTACTGTTCCGTGGGATGCGGCATCCTGGTTCATGTGAAGGACAATGATGTGGTGTACACCGAGGGAGATCCTGATCATCCGATCAATCAGGGGGCTTTGTGCAGCAAAGGAACTGCTGTAAGACAGGTGTACACTTCAAGCAAGCGTGTGCTGAAACCTCTCTACCGCGCTCCCGGCAGCAGCAAATGGGAGGAGAAGGATTGGGATTGGATGCTCACCCGAATCGCTGAGAAGGTGAGAGACACCCGTGATAAGAGCTTCGTTGAAACGGAAAACGGGATCACGGTCAACAAGACCGAAGCGATTGCGTGCTTCGGTGGGGCCGCCCTGGACAACGAAGAAGATTATTTGCTCGTAAAACTGATGAGGGGGTTAGGCCTGGTCAACATTGAACACCAGGCACGGATTTGACACAGCCCGACGGTTGCCGGTCTGGCACCCTCATTTGGTCGCGGCGCGATGACAAATCACTGGATTGATCTCCAGCATTCCGATTGCATTCTGATTATGGGCGGGAATCCGGCGGAGAACCATCCCATCAGCTTCAAATGGATTCTGAAAGCCAAGGAAAAAGGAGCCAAGCTGATTTCGGTAGACCCGCGTTATACCCGGTCTTCCAAAATTGCCGATTACTACGCTCCTTTGCGGTCAGGCACCGATATCGCTTTTATCGGCGGTATCATCAATTACGCACTTCAGAACGACCTGATTCAAAAGGAATATGTTCGTCATTACACGAACGCGTCGTTCCTTGTCAGCGACAAGTATTCGTTCAACGACGGTTTGTTCAGCGGATATGATGCGGCAAAACGCAGCTACAACACGGATACCTGGGCATTCCAAAAAAATGAGAAGGGTGAAATCATCAAGGACGAAACCCTCTCCCATCCACAGTCTGTATACCAGCTTCTGAAGAAACACTATTCAAGGTATGACGCGGACACCGTTTGTGCAGTAACGGGCACACCGAAAGAAGCGTTTCTGGCGGTAGCCAAAGCATTCTGTGAAACCTCCAGCCCTGACAAAGCGGGCACAATCCTGTACGCCATGGGTACAACCCAGCATACAACCGGTACCCAAAACGTTCGGATTTACGCGATTCTGCAGTTGCTGCTGGGGAACATCGGATTGCCTGGCGGGGGAATCAACGCGCTCCGAGGGGAATCCAACGTACAGGGATCGACCGATTTCGGATTGCTGTACGGAAGTCTGACCGGTTACTTGAACGCACCAACCGCAAGCGCCAAGCATGCTACTTTGGCAGACTACAACAAGAACGAGACACCCACCAGCGGGTACTGGATCAACAAACCGAAATTCATGGTCAGCCTGCTGAAGGCCTTCTACGGTCCGAACGCCACGGCTGAAAACGAGTTTGGATACCAGTACCTGCCGAAGGGGAACAAAAACTATTCCCATATTGCCATCTTTGAGAGCATGGACAAAGGCACCATCAAGGGGATGCTCGCATTCGGCCAGAATCCTGTGGTGGGCGGACCTAACGCAGGCAAAGAGCATAAGGCGCTGGCGAAACTTGACTGGCTGGTTGCCGTCGACTTGTGGGAAACCGAAACGGCTTCTTTCTGGCAGAAAGAAGCGGGCAGCAACCCGGCGGAAATCAAGACGGAAGTATTCTTCCTTCCGGCTTGCGGGTCCTACGAGAAGGAAGGTTCGATCAGCAACAGCGGACGCTGGATGCAGTACCGTTGGCAAGCGATCAAGCCAAGAGGCGAATCGAAAGCCGACCTGGAAATTATTCACATGTTGGCCCTGAAGATCAAGGCGCTCTATAAGAATCGCACAGACGCTGCTGCCCGTCCCATTAATGCACTGCACTGGGAATACGGTCATGGCGATCACCCGGACATCGATCTTGTGGCCCGTGAAATCAATGGATACGATTACAAGACCGGAAAGCAATTGTCCGGCTTCGCAGAGTTGAAAGACGACGGTTCCACCTGCAGCGGCAACTGGATCTATTGCGGGTTCTATCCGGAAGCGGGCAACCTGTCCAAACGCCGCGACAACAAAGATACAGGGATGGGCAACTACCTGAACTGGTCCTATGCTTGGCCTATGAACCGACGCGTGCTGTATAACCGTGCCGCAGCCAATCCGGCAGGACAGCCCTGGAGCAAGAAGAAAGAAATCATCTGGTGGGATGAAGCCAAGCAAAAATGGGTCGGACATGACGTGCCTGACTTTGCTGCCACCAAGGCTCCGACTTCAGCCGGAGGAACCACACCGTTCATCATGATGCCCAATGAAGTGGCCGGGTTGTTCGCGGTTCGTAAGGATGGACCTTTCCCGGAACACTACGAACCTTATGAAAGCCCGGTTGCCAATGCGTTCTCCAGCGTACAGTTCAATCCGGTCTCCGTAATTTGGAGCGAGGAGGGCAACAAGAAGGGAGACAAGGACAAATTCCCGATTATTGCAACCACTTACCGGGTATCGGAACATTGGCAGTCCGGCGCGATGACAAGAAATCAGGAGTGGCTTTCCGAACTGGTACCGCATATGTTCATTGAAATCAGTGAAGAACTGGCGGCAGAGAAAGGGATCAAGAACAAAGACCGTGTCCTGGTAACTTCCGCAAGGGGAAGTATTGAAGCATATGCGATGATCACCAAGCGGTTCAAGCCAATGGTTATTCGAGGCAAAAAGACCCACCAGATCGGCATGCCATGGCACTTCGGATACAAGGGAATCGTGACCGGCGGTACGGCCAACAATCTGACCGCCAACATTGCGGATCCGGAAACCACAATGCCTGAATACAAAGCGTTTCTTTGCGATGTAAGGAGGATTGACTAATGCCCGAGTTTGTCAAACTTGTTGATGTTACCAAATGTACAGGCTGCCGGGCATGCATGGTCGCTTGCAAGAACTGGAACGATCTGCCCGCCGAGAGGCAGGAGTTCCAGGGCAGTATTCAATCCCATAAGAAAACGACCGCCCACACATGGAACGTGGTCACTTATACCGAGTATGAACAAGAAGACGGTTCCCTGGACTGGCTCTTCCGCCACAGCGCCTGCTTGCACTGCAAGGAAGCGGCTTGTGTCAAGGTTTGTCCGGAGAACGCCATCGGGTATACCAAATTCGGTTCGGTGGTCATTGATTCGGAAAAATGCATAGGGTGCGGCTATTGTGTGAACAACTGTCCGTTCAAAGTGGTGGAACTGGCCGAGTACAAGGATGAGCAGAACGACAAAACCTATTACAAAGCACAAAAATGTACACTCTGCACCAATCGCCTTGAGAAAAACATGCAGCCTGCATGTGCCGTTACTTGCCCGACAGATGCCATTGTGTTTGGTGAGCAAGAAGCGATGCTCAAACAGGCGGAAGCCCGTTTGGCTGAGATCAAGCCGCTCTATCCGAATGCAAACATTTACAATCCGCCAGGAGTAGGGGGTACCCATGCGGTTTATGTCCTGCCGGAGAAACCGAGCGTATTCGGCTTGCCGGAAGACCCCCGTGTTCCATTGTCGGCGACCATCTGGAAGGATTATGCCCAGCCGATCGGCAAGGCATTGTTTGGCGTCACCACCATGGCGGTAATTGGGGCCTTCATCTCCAACAGCCTGTTCAGGAGACATGAAAACTTGGAACAAGTTGAGAATGAAGGGGGATCGGAGCAATGAGCCGGAACCGGATTCATTCGGAACAACAAATGGTGAGACGTTTTACCAGGACATTCATCGTGACCCACTGGCTCTATGCGTCATCGTTTTTGGCGCTGCTGGTGACCGGACTTCCCATGTACACCGAGTTCTTCGACTGGCTGTATCCCGTGCTGGGAGGGCCAGCCACCGCCCGGCAGCTGCACCGGATTTTTGCAGTAGTGTTTGTCGTGCCGTTCCTGATTCTGCTGGTGTTTGACCGGGCCAGTCTGAAGAACTGGTTGAAACAGATTCTCAGTTGGAAGAAGCATGACTTCCAGTTTTTTGCGGCATTCCCGAAGGAGTTTTTTGGGTTCCATACGGATATGCCCAAGCAGGACTTCTTTAATGCAGGAGAAAAGCTCAACTCCATCCTGCAGATGTTTTCTTTCTTGCTGCTAATCCTGTCGGGGGTCTTCATGTGGTTTCCCAAGTACTTTCCAAAATGGCTGCAAGTCTGGAGCTACCCGATCCATGACATCGGTTTCGGTCTGGCCATCGCTGTAGTGGTGGGCCATATTTATCTGAGCATCGGTCACCCGTCATCCCGGGTGTCCATCAAGGGGATGACCAAAGGGTATGTGCCCATGAAGTATGTGGAGGAACATCACGGTCGCTGGGCGGATGAGCTGCGCCGGCAAGGAAAGTAAGGGGGATCCAGCATGTCCAATTATGTTTCGCCGGAATATCGGGAACTGCAAGAGAAAATTGTCCAACTGCAAACGCAATGGCAGGAGAGTATAGAGCCAGGGATCTATGAACACGCATTGGAGGCACTCTCCGTTAACAACCGGATTCCCCTTGTCATGAGACTGACGCTGCCAGTCGATTCCAAACTGTATCTGGCCTGGGTGGGGCAGCTTGTCGATCTGTTGGCAGATTCCATACAGGGAATCGAATCGCCACTCCGACAGGCGCTGAAATCTCTGGATGCAGCCATGGTTGAGGAGTGGGTGGCGGAAACGGTGGCCATGAACACCTATTATTTCGAAAAATTTGCCGCCAAGTACCAACTGCCGGAGTGGCTTCCCCATTTCCTGGCGGAACACGCAATCCGTCCTTATCTGCGGGTATTGGCCCAGAATTGCGAAAGTGTGGTTCAGGGCTCGGTTCAGGCTGAGGGCGGGCAGGCGTGCCCCTGCTGCGGCGAACCGGTACGTCTTGGTCAGATTGTGGACAAGGGGGAGAAGGTTCTGCATTGTCCCCGCTGTGAATACAATTGGCGGGAGAACCGGCTGAAATGTTCTCACTGCGGCAACGAAGACTTCGAGACTATGCATTTCCTGACGGTTGAGGGGGAAGAGACAGCGAAGATCCACGTCTGCGAGAAGTGCGGGGGTTACGTAAAAGTAATCGATACCCGCCAGTATCTCGCAAAACCGGCTCCTGCCCTGCTGGATCTGGACACGGTGCATCTCGACTTCATCGCCCAGCAAAACGGGTATAGCCCGATTTCTTGACAACCAGCCGGCAAAGCACTAGGATTAAGTTCCAAGGTCAGGCTGCCGGGCATCCGGCGGGGGAAGGAGGAACCATGTTTCCAGGCTTGTCGCTGCCGGTTTCAACCGGTATCTTTGGTCTTGTCCAACTGCTGACGTATCTGATGACCATTTCTATCGCTTGGTACGCGCTGGGGAGCGTGAAGTGGGATCTGTTCCTGCGGGATCACCGCGGGGGTCCGGCGATGATGCTCCGCCTGATATTCGCGATTGTTCTCGGGTTTCTGGTGGGCCAATTTTTCCTGCAGTATCTGAGTGCCTCGCTGCTTCTCAAATACCTGAGATAAAGTTCCTGCAGGTATATATCCTCTTGCATTGGGTCAAGCTGGTTGATAGGGTACTAGACTTGACCGGCGGGGGGATTTTTTTTATGAAAAAAATGGTCTTATTCTTCCTGTTCATCACATTGCTGGCGGGAGTGGCATTTGCGGGGGAACTGCACAGCGGTGCCAGGTCTGCCAAGAAGCTGCACATGGGTGAGTTCCTCAACCGCGCTTTCGCGGCAAGCGGTGCGCAGGGGGAAGGTTACAGCGTTCACAATTGGTCGGTGGTCAACTCCCAATATCTCCCGATGGATGCTTTAAAGCTCATGGCCGGGAAAATAAATGCGGAACTTGCCATTCCCGACCCCCAGGAGCACAAGAATAGCGAAGAGCGGCAGAATGTGTATCAACTCTATGGGCAATGGGACCCCCACACGTCCGTCTCTCTGATCCTTACCTCCATGAACCTTTCCGAACACCCTCAACAGACCGTTCTGGTGATAAAAATTGAGCGGGAATCGGACCGCTTGCAGGATATCCCGGAACATATAGAGAAAGTAAAACAAGCAGCCGCACAAGTCGGCGCAACCCCACAAATTAGCACTTGTATCAAGGGATTTTTCAATGATAGAATTGAAGGTATGGAGCGGGATCAGCTCGTATCCGGAATATTTGCGGCAGTGGAAGCAAACGAGGTCGAGGGGATTCGTTCCGATTCCCTGACAAGTGTGTCGGGGTATTCTCCCATTGTCTTGGAGTACATAATGACCAACAAGAAGCGTATGAATTTGCAAGTTGCGGTTCATTATGACGAGTATTCCGCGAAGACGCGCATACTGGTTGGTTCTCCGATTGTGACAATTGAGTATTAGGCAAAGTATGAGGGCTGCGGCCCGCCCTGAGCGGAGGTTCTAACATTGTCGAAGTTTTTGATTCGAGGCGGTAACCGCCTGTCGGGCAGCGTGAAGGTTGACGGAGCCAAAAACGCTGTTTTGCCGATACTTGCCGCTTCGATACTTGCATCGGAAGGTACAAGCACCATTGAAGACGTCCCTTGGCTGGCGGACGTGGAGACGATCAGCGAAGTGATCGGTTGTCTTGGCGCTGAAGTGCGCCGGGAAGGCGATAGTGTGTTGCATATCGATTCACGCAATGTAAACGAGTGGATCGCAAATGAATCCTTGGTTCGAAAAATGAGGGCCTCTTTTTTGGTGATGGGTCCTCTTTTGGCCCGTATGGGGAAAGCGCGCGTGGCTCTGCCCGGCGGCTGCGCCATCGGGGCGAGACCGGTGGACCAGCATATTAAAGGATTCCAAGCGTTGGGTGCGGAGGTGGATGTCGGACACGGGCACGTGGAAGCCCGATTGCCTGAGGGACGCCGTTTGCAGGGCACCCGGATTTACCTGGACATTCAAAGCGTGGGTGCCACCCAGAACATCATGATGGCAGCTTCGCTGGCGGAAGGCAGGACGATCATTGAGAATGCGGCGAAAGAACCGGAGATCGTGGATCTTGCCAATTATCTGAACGCTATGGGCGCCAACGTACGGGGAGCGGGTACGGACGTGATCCGGATCGAAGGCGTCGAGTCCTTGCGCGGCGCGAACCACGCGGTCATTCCTGACCGGATTCAGGCCGGCACTTTCCTGATTGCGTCAGCCATGACCGGAGGCGATGTCTATGTGGAAGGGGCAATTTCCAACCACTTGAAACCGGTCATTGCCAAAATGAAAGAAGCAGGCATCCAGATTGAAGAGGATGTGAACGGGATCCGTGTGATCGGAGGACCTGGCAACAAGCATCTGGATGTAAAGACACTGCCGTATCCGGGATTCCCTACAGACATGCAGGCGCAGATGATGGCGCTGCTCACCGTCCTTCCGGGCAACAGCCTGGTTACCGAAAGCGTGTTTGAGAACCGCTTCATGCATGTGGCGGAACTGCAGCGCATGGGAGCCGACATCAAGGTGGAAGGCCGCACGGCTTTGATTACGGGAGTACCGATCCTGACCGGTGCCGGTGTGACTGCCAGCGACCTGCGTGCGGGTGCCGCTCTGGTAATCGCGGGTCTTGGCGCGCAAGGCGAGACGGAAGTAAACGGGCTTCATCACATCGATCGCGGCTATCTCCGACTGGAGGACAAACTCCGGGAGATCGGCGCCGACATTGAGAGAGTGGAATAACAGCAAAGGATGAAGAGGGCTTCGGCCCTCTTTATTTGTTTTGTCTGTCTTCCGCTCCGCCCATTTCTCCTACTCCCGCCAGATGCCCCACCCGCACATAGTGAGTTTCAAG comes from Effusibacillus lacus and encodes:
- the murA gene encoding UDP-N-acetylglucosamine 1-carboxyvinyltransferase, translated to MSKFLIRGGNRLSGSVKVDGAKNAVLPILAASILASEGTSTIEDVPWLADVETISEVIGCLGAEVRREGDSVLHIDSRNVNEWIANESLVRKMRASFLVMGPLLARMGKARVALPGGCAIGARPVDQHIKGFQALGAEVDVGHGHVEARLPEGRRLQGTRIYLDIQSVGATQNIMMAASLAEGRTIIENAAKEPEIVDLANYLNAMGANVRGAGTDVIRIEGVESLRGANHAVIPDRIQAGTFLIASAMTGGDVYVEGAISNHLKPVIAKMKEAGIQIEEDVNGIRVIGGPGNKHLDVKTLPYPGFPTDMQAQMMALLTVLPGNSLVTESVFENRFMHVAELQRMGADIKVEGRTALITGVPILTGAGVTASDLRAGAALVIAGLGAQGETEVNGLHHIDRGYLRLEDKLREIGADIERVE
- a CDS encoding 4Fe-4S dicluster domain-containing protein encodes the protein MPEFVKLVDVTKCTGCRACMVACKNWNDLPAERQEFQGSIQSHKKTTAHTWNVVTYTEYEQEDGSLDWLFRHSACLHCKEAACVKVCPENAIGYTKFGSVVIDSEKCIGCGYCVNNCPFKVVELAEYKDEQNDKTYYKAQKCTLCTNRLEKNMQPACAVTCPTDAIVFGEQEAMLKQAEARLAEIKPLYPNANIYNPPGVGGTHAVYVLPEKPSVFGLPEDPRVPLSATIWKDYAQPIGKALFGVTTMAVIGAFISNSLFRRHENLEQVENEGGSEQ
- a CDS encoding DUF1146 family protein; this translates as MFPGLSLPVSTGIFGLVQLLTYLMTISIAWYALGSVKWDLFLRDHRGGPAMMLRLIFAIVLGFLVGQFFLQYLSASLLLKYLR
- a CDS encoding formate dehydrogenase accessory protein FdhE, whose product is MSNYVSPEYRELQEKIVQLQTQWQESIEPGIYEHALEALSVNNRIPLVMRLTLPVDSKLYLAWVGQLVDLLADSIQGIESPLRQALKSLDAAMVEEWVAETVAMNTYYFEKFAAKYQLPEWLPHFLAEHAIRPYLRVLAQNCESVVQGSVQAEGGQACPCCGEPVRLGQIVDKGEKVLHCPRCEYNWRENRLKCSHCGNEDFETMHFLTVEGEETAKIHVCEKCGGYVKVIDTRQYLAKPAPALLDLDTVHLDFIAQQNGYSPIS
- the fdnG gene encoding formate dehydrogenase-N subunit alpha, whose protein sequence is MVDLTRRQFLKLSGATAVTLAVVELGFNDKQVHAQASELKIEKAKVTPTICPYCSVGCGILVHVKDNDVVYTEGDPDHPINQGALCSKGTAVRQVYTSSKRVLKPLYRAPGSSKWEEKDWDWMLTRIAEKVRDTRDKSFVETENGITVNKTEAIACFGGAALDNEEDYLLVKLMRGLGLVNIEHQARIUHSPTVAGLAPSFGRGAMTNHWIDLQHSDCILIMGGNPAENHPISFKWILKAKEKGAKLISVDPRYTRSSKIADYYAPLRSGTDIAFIGGIINYALQNDLIQKEYVRHYTNASFLVSDKYSFNDGLFSGYDAAKRSYNTDTWAFQKNEKGEIIKDETLSHPQSVYQLLKKHYSRYDADTVCAVTGTPKEAFLAVAKAFCETSSPDKAGTILYAMGTTQHTTGTQNVRIYAILQLLLGNIGLPGGGINALRGESNVQGSTDFGLLYGSLTGYLNAPTASAKHATLADYNKNETPTSGYWINKPKFMVSLLKAFYGPNATAENEFGYQYLPKGNKNYSHIAIFESMDKGTIKGMLAFGQNPVVGGPNAGKEHKALAKLDWLVAVDLWETETASFWQKEAGSNPAEIKTEVFFLPACGSYEKEGSISNSGRWMQYRWQAIKPRGESKADLEIIHMLALKIKALYKNRTDAAARPINALHWEYGHGDHPDIDLVAREINGYDYKTGKQLSGFAELKDDGSTCSGNWIYCGFYPEAGNLSKRRDNKDTGMGNYLNWSYAWPMNRRVLYNRAAANPAGQPWSKKKEIIWWDEAKQKWVGHDVPDFAATKAPTSAGGTTPFIMMPNEVAGLFAVRKDGPFPEHYEPYESPVANAFSSVQFNPVSVIWSEEGNKKGDKDKFPIIATTYRVSEHWQSGAMTRNQEWLSELVPHMFIEISEELAAEKGIKNKDRVLVTSARGSIEAYAMITKRFKPMVIRGKKTHQIGMPWHFGYKGIVTGGTANNLTANIADPETTMPEYKAFLCDVRRID
- a CDS encoding formate dehydrogenase subunit gamma — encoded protein: MSRNRIHSEQQMVRRFTRTFIVTHWLYASSFLALLVTGLPMYTEFFDWLYPVLGGPATARQLHRIFAVVFVVPFLILLVFDRASLKNWLKQILSWKKHDFQFFAAFPKEFFGFHTDMPKQDFFNAGEKLNSILQMFSFLLLILSGVFMWFPKYFPKWLQVWSYPIHDIGFGLAIAVVVGHIYLSIGHPSSRVSIKGMTKGYVPMKYVEEHHGRWADELRRQGK
- a CDS encoding YwmB family TATA-box binding protein; translation: MKKMVLFFLFITLLAGVAFAGELHSGARSAKKLHMGEFLNRAFAASGAQGEGYSVHNWSVVNSQYLPMDALKLMAGKINAELAIPDPQEHKNSEERQNVYQLYGQWDPHTSVSLILTSMNLSEHPQQTVLVIKIERESDRLQDIPEHIEKVKQAAAQVGATPQISTCIKGFFNDRIEGMERDQLVSGIFAAVEANEVEGIRSDSLTSVSGYSPIVLEYIMTNKKRMNLQVAVHYDEYSAKTRILVGSPIVTIEY